The genomic DNA TTGGCGATTACAAAATTTCAGTCCAAGTTATTGACCTTGATACGAAACGCGGTTTTAGGAAAGAAGGATTCGTAACAGTGCGTAACTTCACTAAGAATCCAATAACGATGAGCGATATCATGATGGTTTCATCCGTAAAAATTGAAAACGAGACGAAAACGATAATCCCAAACATTTCAAAGACGATCACATCTACAAATCAGAACTTTTACCTTTTCTTTGAGGTCTATAACAACACCGACAAAGACGATTCAATAAATATCACATACAAAATCAACCGCATAAAGAAAAAGAAGAAAATTGAATCCATAAATGTTTACTCCGGTGGAGCAACGGAATTCGTAAAACCGGGGAAAAATTCAATCATAGTTGAAGTTAAAAATCCGAACCTTGGTTTTGGAGATTACGTCATTTTCGTTGAAGCTCGGCTCAAATCAAACTCCGATAATTACTCCATCGCTCAAACGCCTTTCTTAGTTAGATGGCATGAATTCCCCGAGCTGATCTCCGACCTTGATAAAGCGATTGAACAACTTGTTTACATCGCTAAACCCGAGGAAATCAATTACATAAAGTCAGCGCAGGACGAAGCCGAAAAAGAAAGAAGATTCCTTGAATTTTGGCGCAAAAAGGACCCGACGCCTAACACTTTGAAAAATGAATTAATGGAAGAATACTACGGAAGAGTTAAGTATGCAAATGAGCATTTCAGTCACTACATTGAAGGATGGAAAACCGATATGGGAATGGTCTATATAATTTTCGGTCCCCCAAGCAGTGTTGATAGACATCCCTTTGACATTGACAGCAAACCATATGAGATATGGTATTACTATGAGATAAACAGAAGGTTCATCTTCCTTGATGAAACTGGATTTGGTGACTATCGTTTGATAACACCTCTTTGGGATGAATGGACGAAAAACATCTGGCGTTAATCAAAAAAATTCCACACAACGCCAAATCTCAAACTTCTATCTTGCATCGGATAAAACAATGCGGTCATGTATTTGACATTTGTCACATTTGCAAGGGTTAAAAATATAACCGCGTTCTTGATTCTCCCACTTAAAAATAAATCCAACACAGTAAATCTTTTTAACTTGATATCGCTTTCTGCGAAAATAAAATCACGATTGATAAATTTATACCCCCAAAATTCAGCTGATGATTTAAACCTTGCACCCGTTTTCAGATCAAGAGTTCTCGTCAATCTACCCTCAAAGTAAATTTCACCAGTCAGAAAATATCTTGGATAAGGTCTCGTTATTTTATTAAGCGAAACCGATTGTTTCAAATCAATCCCAAATTTCCAAATCTTAAAAATTGAATTAATTTGTAGAAATGTCCTGCGCAAGTTCGCTATGTAAAATGTTGAATCGTGAAAAATTATCCCATTTGAAATTGACCTGTTTTGAACCTTAAAGCTCAAAATCACACCTTTCGTTTCATATTCAGCGCTGATCTCATATATGCGATGCCTTTCGGCTTCGGAAAGACCGGTCACGCTTTGCTCAATCAAAGTTGGAACTCTGTATGAAAGCGAAAATCCACCCTTAAACTTGAAGTTTTTAAAATTGTTTCCAAACCCAGCGCCATAGTTTACAAGAAATTGCCCATTAACATCATCAACCTTAACGAAAAGAGAAGGTTTTAAACTTTGAAAGTTTCCTTCAAGTTCAAGAGACGAAGAGAAAAGAAAAATTTCTTTTCTGAACCCCGATGACGGAATAATAAGCCCATTTCTTTGTATCTCAAGACCAGCATTTAAATTAAAAAGCCGAACCTGCTTTGAAAAATTTAACTTAAAACCGTATAAAGATGAATTTCTTTCCACTGAAACACGCTTGGATAAAAATTCATCAGTTTGAAAGGTGTGGTAAACGATCAGCGATGCATTGAGAAGCGAATCAACCATGTAATTTGATACAAGTGTTAAGTCATTCCTTTCAATTGCAAGGT from Candidatus Thermokryptus mobilis includes the following:
- a CDS encoding GWxTD domain-containing protein translates to MKKLILILSVLICAVSFAQVETSLPRSYSEPQFYFNALNFAGDLSENESRVDLYVQVPYEFLQFTKGDNYYSAKYEVTVSIFTPKGKLVTEKGWTHEVKTNNFNETISRAYWDVSSSFIKLPLGDYKISVQVIDLDTKRGFRKEGFVTVRNFTKNPITMSDIMMVSSVKIENETKTIIPNISKTITSTNQNFYLFFEVYNNTDKDDSINITYKINRIKKKKKIESINVYSGGATEFVKPGKNSIIVEVKNPNLGFGDYVIFVEARLKSNSDNYSIAQTPFLVRWHEFPELISDLDKAIEQLVYIAKPEEINYIKSAQDEAEKERRFLEFWRKKDPTPNTLKNELMEEYYGRVKYANEHFSHYIEGWKTDMGMVYIIFGPPSSVDRHPFDIDSKPYEIWYYYEINRRFIFLDETGFGDYRLITPLWDEWTKNIWR
- a CDS encoding putative porin translates to MQVLFLMFLLLSQSLISQTKTDTTKFFSTFIIGRIGLGRELNLGLFEMMDYKFATDILTLKFGAFSNELGENGKPVNLNFNFMDMRGCQFFLNGRTLNGYIYPYQFLNMVPVDNVYLIELIDDFNASMFQNASSSVVNFSFKNIFTPRPITRIRYVEDAYDLIVTDGSFTHNFRRDLNFAVGFRRGTSAGRFLNSQYDSWNIFGNVFWKPLRNMSFSLLNIYTRTKTALNGGIYVQNPSNIGDETLYNERLAPVVDSVANLAIERNDLTLVSNYMVDSLLNASLIVYHTFQTDEFLSKRVSVERNSSLYGFKLNFSKQVRLFNLNAGLEIQRNGLIIPSSGFRKEIFLFSSSLELEGNFQSLKPSLFVKVDDVNGQFLVNYGAGFGNNFKNFKFKGGFSLSYRVPTLIEQSVTGLSEAERHRIYEISAEYETKGVILSFKVQNRSISNGIIFHDSTFYIANLRRTFLQINSIFKIWKFGIDLKQSVSLNKITRPYPRYFLTGEIYFEGRLTRTLDLKTGARFKSSAEFWGYKFINRDFIFAESDIKLKRFTVLDLFLSGRIKNAVIFLTLANVTNVKYMTALFYPMQDRSLRFGVVWNFFD